From the genome of Prevotella herbatica, one region includes:
- a CDS encoding sensor histidine kinase, translating into MVQRLILKIVRVVALSLLSLLLYYILWSTIDEDFRKQIFHWPFEPMDMIYDYSSCLIFTVLALSLSKLVFKYIKWSRHPMLMIITQIFLILVVNNITAGIVSNLLNSPYNDKDPILYVESLYLTGILSTFIACIYAMTYYWKSYENVNKERNRFRLQALENQINPHFVFNNFSILADLIEVDPHKATEYLMKLSKVYRYTLSHFDRSLISIAEELDFLNEYLYLLHERFGNTITVNIDKEINKLDGFIPPAALQMFVENAIKHNEHTTNNPLIIEIKTDGSDIIVSNKKHCINSSVLSTNIGNSNVLERYVILSKQSIKINNTKENFIVRLPIIHKKDA; encoded by the coding sequence ATGGTACAACGATTGATATTGAAGATTGTTAGAGTAGTAGCACTTTCTCTATTGAGCCTACTACTCTATTACATACTTTGGTCTACAATAGACGAAGATTTTAGAAAACAGATCTTTCATTGGCCTTTTGAGCCTATGGATATGATTTATGATTATTCATCGTGTCTCATATTCACTGTATTAGCTCTCAGTCTAAGCAAACTTGTTTTCAAGTATATCAAATGGTCGCGTCATCCCATGTTGATGATTATTACCCAGATATTCCTTATACTCGTAGTTAACAATATCACAGCGGGAATAGTCAGTAATTTATTGAATTCTCCATATAACGATAAAGACCCAATCTTATATGTTGAAAGCTTGTATCTAACAGGCATATTGTCTACTTTCATAGCTTGCATATATGCGATGACATACTACTGGAAATCTTATGAGAATGTAAATAAAGAGCGTAACCGTTTCAGATTACAAGCACTTGAAAATCAGATCAATCCGCATTTTGTATTCAACAACTTCAGCATCTTGGCAGACTTGATTGAAGTTGATCCGCATAAAGCAACAGAGTATCTGATGAAACTGTCAAAAGTATATCGCTACACACTTTCACACTTTGACCGCAGTCTTATTAGTATTGCCGAAGAACTGGATTTTTTGAATGAATATCTCTATCTTCTGCATGAACGCTTCGGTAATACAATTACGGTAAACATTGATAAAGAAATAAATAAGCTTGATGGATTTATTCCACCAGCAGCACTGCAGATGTTCGTAGAAAATGCTATCAAGCACAACGAGCACACCACAAACAATCCTCTTATAATAGAAATAAAGACTGATGGAAGCGATATTATCGTGAGCAATAAAAAACACTGTATAAACAGCAGTGTGCTATCAACAAATATTGGCAATAGTAATGTATTAGAAAGGTATGTCATTCTTAGTAAACAGTCTATCAAGATTAATAATACAAAAGAGAACTTTATTGTAAGACTTCCTATCATTCATAAAAAAGACGCATGA
- a CDS encoding outer membrane beta-barrel family protein, with amino-acid sequence MKVKVLFGISVMLLSAQMMTARTKNVVKNDTTTLNKKVPKEWYEKEHQLHDVTVVAHTPIVKMKTDKITYQVRHDVDAKTHTVLEMLRKVPMITVDGKNNISVNGSKQFKVYIDGRPSTMVTRNPTQILRNMPANSIESIEVTTNPGAQYDAEGAGGILNIITKKNKNLNNKIESINGTVHSTIGTNNYGLDANISGQKNHFSYDVNLMTDYMKYKHNKSESDINQKSFSAHTSQDTKQSMPFHMAEFGIGYQLDSLSSLHMNLSVTNFKLHEYGFPEYFYKGGTYGNGLKFGNNLDTRSNETSYDGSINYQRFFGKNNKGSMMFTYQLSHNPVKNDNVNSFFNINQTQLVIPESRKSSVREKNTEHNFLADFTIPLNKNTKINTGAKLTLGQNQSNSSDYRIDKGLYKENIDGSVFYKQKQQIMAMYGEYDATIGWLSVKPGLRYEYTLQKTKYLKGAGSNFNIHYGTIVPALSISARISELQNIGVNYNLRIRRPGITELDPYVDRSNPTTLVYGNSHLDAEKTNNLSIVYNLTASNFAMNATLRHSFSNNAIEQYSFNNNGVLNTTYGNIVKRNISALNLYMNWSMTTSTRMMLNAEAGYTDLRSAALNAKNNGWNLNVNYGIQQNMPWDIKLTTNLELMTRKHTLQGYESGMSLLSASISKSFCNDKWNVTVSGTTGLGHGGNIVWTSYNKGNDFNSTNSFTEPVKNISLGISYTFGSKKETNKDDDDWMQIGSKSHSGKHRK; translated from the coding sequence ATGAAAGTAAAAGTATTATTTGGTATTAGTGTAATGCTGTTATCTGCGCAAATGATGACGGCACGGACAAAGAATGTTGTTAAGAATGATACAACGACATTGAATAAAAAAGTTCCCAAGGAATGGTACGAGAAAGAACATCAGCTACATGACGTAACCGTTGTAGCACATACACCTATCGTGAAAATGAAAACCGATAAAATTACTTATCAAGTTCGTCACGATGTAGATGCCAAGACTCACACAGTACTAGAAATGTTACGAAAAGTGCCAATGATTACTGTAGACGGCAAGAATAATATATCTGTCAATGGGTCAAAACAATTCAAGGTTTACATTGACGGCAGACCAAGTACAATGGTTACTCGCAATCCAACTCAAATATTACGTAACATGCCTGCAAATAGTATCGAGAGTATAGAGGTAACTACTAACCCAGGTGCACAATATGATGCAGAAGGTGCGGGAGGCATACTGAATATCATCACGAAGAAAAATAAGAATTTGAACAATAAGATAGAAAGTATTAATGGTACTGTACATTCTACTATTGGAACAAATAATTATGGTTTAGATGCAAATATCAGTGGACAAAAAAATCATTTCTCATATGATGTGAATCTAATGACAGACTATATGAAATATAAACACAATAAATCAGAATCTGACATTAATCAAAAATCATTCTCAGCTCATACTTCTCAAGACACCAAACAGTCAATGCCTTTCCATATGGCAGAATTCGGCATAGGATATCAGCTAGATTCTTTATCTTCTTTACATATGAATCTGTCTGTTACAAATTTTAAGCTACATGAATATGGCTTTCCTGAATACTTTTATAAAGGTGGCACTTACGGCAATGGACTGAAATTTGGCAACAACCTAGACACACGCAGTAATGAGACATCGTATGATGGAAGCATTAACTACCAGCGCTTTTTTGGAAAGAATAATAAAGGAAGCATGATGTTTACTTATCAGCTTTCACATAATCCTGTAAAAAATGATAACGTAAATAGTTTTTTCAACATTAATCAAACTCAACTTGTAATCCCTGAGAGTAGAAAGTCTAGCGTAAGGGAGAAAAATACAGAGCATAATTTTCTAGCAGACTTTACTATTCCGCTAAATAAAAACACGAAAATTAATACTGGAGCCAAACTAACACTTGGGCAGAATCAAAGCAATTCGTCTGATTACAGAATTGACAAAGGCCTATATAAAGAGAATATTGACGGTTCTGTTTTCTATAAGCAAAAACAACAAATTATGGCTATGTATGGAGAGTATGATGCCACAATCGGTTGGTTATCCGTAAAACCAGGACTACGTTATGAATATACATTGCAGAAAACGAAATATCTGAAAGGAGCTGGTTCTAACTTCAATATCCACTATGGAACTATTGTGCCAGCATTAAGCATATCGGCTCGTATTAGTGAACTGCAGAATATAGGTGTAAACTATAATCTAAGAATACGCCGACCAGGCATTACTGAACTTGACCCATATGTTGATCGTTCCAATCCAACAACTCTAGTTTATGGTAATTCTCACCTCGATGCAGAAAAAACCAATAATCTATCAATTGTTTATAATCTCACAGCTAGTAATTTTGCAATGAATGCGACTTTACGCCATAGTTTCAGCAACAACGCCATTGAGCAATATTCATTTAATAATAATGGAGTTCTCAATACCACCTATGGTAATATCGTGAAAAGGAACATCTCTGCCCTTAATCTATATATGAATTGGAGTATGACCACCTCCACACGTATGATGCTTAATGCCGAAGCAGGATATACCGACTTAAGAAGTGCAGCTCTAAATGCAAAAAATAATGGATGGAATCTAAACGTTAACTACGGTATACAGCAAAATATGCCATGGGATATCAAACTGACTACAAATTTGGAACTGATGACCCGCAAGCATACACTTCAAGGATACGAATCAGGAATGTCACTACTATCAGCTAGTATATCAAAATCATTCTGTAACGACAAATGGAATGTTACAGTATCAGGGACAACAGGGTTAGGGCATGGTGGAAACATTGTATGGACATCATATAATAAAGGTAATGATTTTAATTCCACAAACAGTTTTACAGAACCAGTAAAGAATATATCATTGGGTATCAGTTACACGTTTGGAAGTAAGAAAGAAACAAACAAAGATGATGATGATTGGATGCAGATTGGTAGCAAATCGCATTCAGGCAAACATAGAAAGTAA
- a CDS encoding DUF6850 family outer membrane beta-barrel protein yields the protein MKKTRFILSLLMLSVCTIVRGSVEDTVTAINEHNSIFGDVLSLQKNNPAFMNNAYDKQYSELRVYTDYEKLNRPILYELGDGHNYAGININSYIKLNNTTTVWGSASYRSGSKKDIKWNSTADFSTLYPYIMGDTLGGNLNNERYTFSGGCATKVGRLTIGELIYFRAEHEYRTKDPRPRSIVTDLSMRLGVLYDLGKYLLGTGLGARFYKQTNSVEFFKEDGVIPEYQMLGLGMYHKRFSGNNASSYYKGTGFSYDINISPTKKNGMYLSAEYNYIPYKRVLPDMNSFPITTLYLYNYNGEVGWKTVEKLGWSCFAGINYEKRDGDEHIAGNSSSGEYLVIADMTMFHSHKTDSYIGGALNFNGRTQWNFTGRIGYIDYASNYVFPISKMSFSKLYERIEGQFIGNIKKDITVNCILSASYFHNQNKDITMPYTAMDNANINLMEYTYSNITGNYLIISAKMRADYTPSNWKSYGMFIELGGGRFEGNNNNGNKIYLSTGITF from the coding sequence ATGAAAAAAACAAGGTTCATATTATCATTATTAATGCTTAGCGTTTGCACAATAGTTCGTGGAAGCGTTGAGGATACAGTAACAGCTATAAATGAGCATAATTCTATATTCGGTGATGTACTTTCCTTGCAAAAGAATAATCCAGCATTTATGAATAATGCCTACGATAAACAATATTCTGAATTACGAGTATATACAGATTATGAGAAACTGAATCGCCCTATACTATATGAACTGGGAGATGGACATAATTATGCTGGTATAAATATTAATTCCTACATCAAATTAAACAATACGACAACGGTATGGGGAAGTGCTTCGTATAGAAGTGGAAGCAAAAAAGATATAAAATGGAATTCTACTGCAGATTTCAGCACACTCTATCCATATATTATGGGCGATACACTGGGTGGAAATCTTAATAATGAGCGATATACATTCTCGGGTGGATGTGCAACAAAAGTTGGACGACTAACTATCGGAGAACTTATTTACTTTAGAGCAGAGCACGAATATCGCACAAAAGATCCAAGACCCCGTAGTATAGTAACTGACCTATCCATGCGCTTAGGTGTATTATATGATTTGGGAAAGTATCTTCTTGGAACTGGTTTAGGAGCAAGATTCTACAAACAGACAAATAGCGTTGAATTTTTTAAAGAAGATGGTGTGATACCAGAATATCAAATGCTGGGACTAGGCATGTACCACAAAAGATTTTCGGGTAATAATGCATCATCATATTACAAGGGAACTGGATTTTCTTATGATATAAATATTTCTCCAACGAAGAAAAATGGAATGTATCTATCGGCAGAATATAATTATATTCCATACAAGCGTGTTTTGCCAGATATGAACTCCTTCCCTATAACGACACTCTATTTGTATAATTATAACGGTGAGGTAGGTTGGAAAACCGTGGAGAAACTTGGGTGGAGTTGTTTTGCCGGAATCAATTATGAAAAAAGAGATGGAGATGAACATATTGCTGGTAATTCTTCTTCAGGCGAGTATCTTGTAATAGCAGATATGACAATGTTTCATAGTCATAAAACTGATAGCTACATAGGTGGCGCACTAAACTTTAATGGCAGGACGCAATGGAATTTTACAGGGCGCATAGGATATATTGATTACGCGTCAAATTACGTATTTCCAATTAGCAAGATGTCTTTTTCTAAGTTATATGAACGAATCGAAGGTCAGTTTATTGGTAATATTAAAAAAGATATCACCGTGAATTGCATACTTTCTGCATCATACTTTCATAACCAGAATAAAGACATCACGATGCCCTATACAGCTATGGATAATGCGAATATAAACCTTATGGAATATACATACTCCAACATAACTGGTAATTATTTAATTATATCAGCAAAAATGAGAGCAGACTACACACCATCAAATTGGAAATCATATGGCATGTTTATAGAACTCGGTGGAGGAAGATTTGAAGGAAATAATAATAATGGAAATAAAATATATTTATCAACAGGTATAACATTCTAA
- a CDS encoding LytR/AlgR family response regulator transcription factor, which yields MKILIIEDELSNTTRLCRILKEIEKDAQILATTASNKETKDFFSKTEEMPDLILADIQLGDGLSFEALKSVPQSIPVIFTTAYDQYAIKAFKFNSIDYLLKPIDKDELKTSINQAREKSNSNTDAIKELLSSIHGQDIRYRERFLVPYRDGYEVVLVTNISHICTVYKDTRIYMKSGYFYSISLSLDDIISQLDPTRFFRVNRQFIINIDVISQLKTYFAGKARVYIKEYEDLEIMCSRERVPILKSWLNK from the coding sequence ATGAAAATATTGATTATCGAAGATGAACTAAGCAACACTACACGACTATGTAGAATTTTAAAAGAAATAGAAAAAGATGCTCAGATACTTGCTACGACAGCAAGTAATAAAGAGACAAAAGACTTCTTTTCAAAGACAGAAGAGATGCCTGATTTAATTCTTGCTGACATCCAATTAGGAGATGGACTTAGTTTTGAGGCATTAAAGTCTGTTCCACAATCAATACCGGTCATTTTCACAACCGCCTACGATCAATATGCTATAAAAGCATTTAAATTTAACAGTATAGACTATCTGCTAAAGCCTATTGATAAAGATGAACTTAAAACGTCCATCAATCAGGCTCGCGAAAAAAGTAATTCCAACACTGATGCCATAAAAGAATTACTTTCCTCTATTCACGGACAGGATATAAGATATAGAGAAAGATTTTTAGTTCCATATAGGGATGGGTATGAAGTTGTATTGGTAACCAACATCAGTCATATCTGTACCGTCTATAAAGATACACGAATATATATGAAATCAGGTTATTTTTATAGTATATCTTTATCACTTGATGACATCATTAGCCAATTAGACCCAACACGTTTCTTTCGAGTAAACCGTCAATTTATTATCAACATAGATGTTATCAGTCAATTAAAGACATACTTTGCAGGAAAAGCCCGTGTATATATTAAAGAATACGAGGATTTAGAAATCATGTGCAGTCGTGAACGGGTGCCGATTCTGAAGAGTTGGTTAAACAAATAA
- a CDS encoding TonB-dependent receptor — protein sequence MKFWILIYSFLFIVFADGLKAQNIYKCRIVDGITGEPLVGAVMRMSADKRISAVSDINGYVSIIPKRELIKDGIDITYIGYKKQHSLLGNGNIYKLSPSETTINDVVVTATESHGITSSSKIAKYAMEHLQPSSFADILELLPGGMAKDPALNAPNVISLREVPISSSDYSTSSLGTSFVIDGAPISTNANMQFMNGAWDTQTTSRDFTNSGVDMRAISTDDIQNVEIVRGIPSVEYGDLTSGLVKINRRKGGNDISARFKADMDSKLFYLSKSFTWIPSRMSLNLSADYLNSKSDPRNILETYSRITISARLNKEWISDTRKLTASLNMDYGGSFDDDKVDPELNYGGVDKYASKYNRYSLNASVDYINLNKKSIFKSASALMSVAYEKDLLDRTRLVQLNRETPAATTTTDGEHDAVLIYPYTYTANQKVDGQPFSLYAKVNTSLAFPLKGTSNELKLGADWQLDKNYGDGQIFNQLNPLYPGLSVRPRKYSAVPASHILSEYTEENLGLSIGKNKLDVQAGVRLSTMLNLSDKYALHNKYYIDPRINLGWTFPSIDFLGKTLTIQIAGGYGEHTKMPTMDYMYPEPVYMDLIELNYYHPNRDYRRIYLQTYVKDPTNYNIRAARNNKWELRGDFNLAGNRLSVTYFREDMNSGFRSTAIYNSYSFKNYDASGIDANTITSPPDVATLPYTMQNELHSYTTTTNGSRTYKKGIEYTFSTIRFPIVNTRLTINGAWFKTEYSNSQSIVEMPSKLIGGESFQYAGIYKNDDGYIREMVNTNFTFDSDIPKLKLIFSISAQCVWMTASQNKEKENVPTQYMDKYGVIHDFTEEDKNDTYLQYLVRSYNSSLYDRQTVPFCMNVNFKATKKLLDDKLTIALFVNKLLDYNPDYVRNNYTIRRHVTPYFGLEMNVKI from the coding sequence ATGAAGTTTTGGATATTAATATATTCTTTCCTTTTTATTGTTTTTGCTGATGGCTTAAAAGCTCAGAACATATATAAATGTAGGATTGTCGACGGAATAACAGGAGAACCTCTTGTTGGCGCAGTTATGAGAATGAGCGCTGATAAGAGAATTTCAGCAGTTAGCGATATTAACGGATATGTATCAATCATTCCGAAGAGAGAGCTTATTAAAGATGGAATTGATATAACATATATTGGATATAAAAAACAACATAGCTTACTTGGAAACGGCAATATATATAAACTATCTCCATCAGAAACAACAATAAACGATGTTGTTGTAACGGCAACAGAATCTCATGGAATAACAAGTTCGTCAAAAATAGCGAAATATGCTATGGAACATCTTCAGCCATCAAGTTTTGCAGACATACTTGAACTTTTGCCGGGAGGAATGGCAAAAGATCCAGCGTTAAACGCACCGAATGTAATTTCTTTGCGTGAAGTACCAATATCAAGCAGTGACTATTCAACATCATCTTTAGGAACATCATTTGTTATTGACGGTGCTCCAATAAGTACAAATGCAAATATGCAGTTTATGAACGGAGCATGGGATACCCAAACAACATCACGCGATTTCACAAATTCAGGAGTTGATATGCGTGCAATATCTACAGATGATATTCAGAATGTAGAAATTGTAAGAGGTATACCATCTGTGGAATATGGCGACTTAACCAGTGGTTTGGTTAAGATTAACAGGCGGAAAGGCGGCAATGATATATCTGCTCGTTTTAAGGCTGACATGGATAGTAAATTATTTTATTTGTCAAAAAGCTTTACGTGGATTCCTAGCCGTATGTCGCTAAACTTAAGTGCTGATTATTTAAACAGTAAATCAGATCCCAGAAATATTCTAGAGACATATAGTCGTATCACTATTTCTGCACGATTAAACAAAGAATGGATATCAGACACCAGGAAACTTACAGCTAGTTTGAATATGGATTATGGCGGCTCTTTTGATGATGACAAAGTGGATCCTGAATTAAATTATGGAGGTGTTGACAAATATGCATCAAAATATAATCGCTATTCATTGAATGCATCGGTAGATTACATAAATCTTAATAAGAAATCTATCTTTAAATCAGCTTCAGCGCTTATGTCTGTTGCTTATGAGAAAGATCTTTTAGACCGCACAAGATTGGTACAGCTGAACAGAGAGACTCCTGCTGCAACAACGACAACAGACGGAGAGCATGATGCCGTATTAATTTATCCATACACATATACTGCAAATCAAAAAGTAGACGGGCAACCTTTTAGTTTATATGCAAAGGTAAATACATCTTTAGCGTTTCCGTTAAAAGGTACATCTAATGAATTAAAATTAGGTGCAGATTGGCAGTTAGACAAGAACTATGGTGATGGTCAGATATTCAATCAGTTAAATCCTCTTTATCCAGGATTATCTGTTCGTCCACGTAAATATTCAGCAGTTCCAGCATCACATATACTATCAGAATATACAGAAGAGAATCTTGGATTATCTATCGGCAAAAATAAACTTGATGTTCAAGCAGGAGTAAGATTAAGCACGATGTTAAATCTATCTGATAAATATGCACTTCATAATAAGTATTATATCGACCCAAGAATAAATCTAGGATGGACATTCCCATCTATTGATTTTTTGGGTAAGACTTTAACTATTCAGATTGCAGGAGGATATGGTGAACATACAAAGATGCCTACGATGGATTATATGTATCCTGAACCTGTATATATGGATTTGATAGAACTTAATTATTATCATCCTAACAGAGACTATCGCAGAATATACTTACAGACTTATGTTAAAGATCCTACTAACTACAACATACGCGCAGCACGAAATAACAAGTGGGAACTGAGAGGAGATTTTAATCTTGCAGGGAATAGACTATCGGTTACTTATTTTAGAGAAGATATGAATTCTGGATTCCGTTCTACAGCGATATACAATTCATACAGTTTTAAGAATTATGATGCTTCGGGCATAGATGCTAATACTATAACATCACCACCTGATGTTGCAACATTGCCTTACACAATGCAGAATGAGCTACACAGCTATACTACCACAACGAATGGTAGTCGCACATACAAAAAAGGCATTGAATACACATTCTCCACGATAAGATTTCCTATCGTAAACACACGTCTTACGATAAATGGAGCTTGGTTTAAAACTGAATATAGTAATTCGCAGTCGATAGTGGAAATGCCTTCAAAACTTATTGGTGGAGAAAGCTTTCAATATGCCGGAATATATAAAAATGACGATGGATATATTAGAGAAATGGTCAATACTAATTTTACATTTGATAGCGATATACCAAAACTTAAACTAATATTCTCCATCTCGGCTCAATGCGTATGGATGACAGCATCGCAAAATAAAGAAAAAGAAAATGTACCGACACAATACATGGATAAATATGGAGTTATCCATGATTTCACAGAAGAAGATAAAAATGACACTTATCTTCAGTATCTAGTACGTTCATATAATTCATCTTTATATGACAGGCAGACTGTGCCATTTTGTATGAATGTGAATTTTAAAGCAACAAAGAAATTGCTCGACGACAAGTTGACGATTGCATTATTTGTAAACAAATTGCTGGATTACAATCCTGATTATGTGCGCAATAATTATACGATAAGACGCCACGTGACTCCATATTTTGGACTTGAAATGAATGTAAAAATATAG